A genome region from Anastrepha obliqua isolate idAnaObli1 chromosome 4, idAnaObli1_1.0, whole genome shotgun sequence includes the following:
- the LOC129244711 gene encoding uncharacterized protein LOC129244711 yields the protein MSEDSMDGHLSSSSSSPEKRRSTVPDILPHQRSFEKRYSHMIHKQILETGVNKEALQRQINAYFSCGSASGGSEKANSNAGEEDVNENVQEADKGEGQRRGNSEQVEESKRSLDKAETFDIADVHGAKAAADL from the coding sequence ATGTCCGAGGACAGTATGGATGGCCATCTCAGCAGCTCTTCTTCAAGTCCCGAAAAACGTCGCTCAACAGTTCCCGATATTTTGCCACATCAACGCAGTTTCGAAAAACGTTACAGTCATATGATACACAAACAAATACTGGAGACGGGTGTGAACAAAGAAGCGCTCCAGCGTCAAATCAATGCATATTTCTCATGCGGTAGCGCTAGCGGAGGCAGTGAAAAGGCCAACTCAAATGCTGGtgaagaagatgtgaacgaaaATGTGCAAGAAGCAGATAAAGGGGAAGGACAAAGGCGGGGAAATAGTGAACAGGTTGAGGAAAGTAAAAGATCATTGGATAAAGCTGAAACGTTCGATATAGCAGACGTGCATGGAGCAAAAGCAGCAGCCGATTTGTAA